The genomic stretch TTTGAACGCGTCCGTGCACGACATTGCAGCCAGAATCCCCTCCAGCCAGTGAGGCTCCGATGGTCGACCACCGTCCGGATCCCGACGCCCTGTTGGGCTGGGTGCAGAGCCAGCAGGAGCGCAGCGGTCCCCGCCTGAAGATTTTCTTTGGCTACGCCCCGGGCGTGGGCAAGACCTACGCCATGCTGGAGAGCGCCCGGCGCCTGCGCCGGGACGGCCGGGACGTGGTGGCCGGCTGCGTGGTCACCCACGGCCGCGCGGAGACCGCCGAGTTGCTGGAGGGCCTGGAGAGCCTGCCCGCGCGCCAACTGGAGCATCGCGGCACGCGGTTGGAGGAGTTCGACCTGGACGCGGCGCTGGCCCGCCGGCCGGAGATCCTGCTGCTGGACGAGCTGGCCCACACCAACGCCCCGGGCAGCGCGCACCCCAAACGCTGGCACGACGTGCTGGACCTGCTGGATGCGGGGATCGAGGTCCACACCACGCTCAACGTCCAGCACGTGGACAGCCTCAACCACGTCATCGCCCAGATCACCGGCGTGCGGGTGCGCGAGACCGTGCCCGACGCGCTGCTGGAGCGCGCCGACGAGCTGGAGCTGGTGGACCTCTCCCCGGACGAGCTGCTGGTGCGGCTGCGCGAGGGCCGCGTCTACGTTCCGGAGCAGGCGCAACGGGCCCTGGAGCAGTTCTTCCGTCGGGGCAATCTGCTGGCCCTGCGCGAGCTGACGCTGCGGCGGGCGGCCGAGCGCGTGGACCAGGACATGGAGGCCTGGCGCCGGGAGCGGAACATCCAGGCCACCTGGCCCGCCACCGAGCGGGTGCTGGCCTGCGTGGGCCCGGCGCCCTCGTCGGCCCAGGTCGTGCGGGCGGCCCGGCGCCTGGCCTCGCGGCTGGGCGCCCCGTGGTACGCCGTCTACGCCGGCGAGACGGACTCGCTGTCGCCCGGCGACCTGTCCCGCACCCGGCTGGAAGATCACCTGGCGCTGGCCGAATCCCTGGGGGCCGAGGTGTCGCGCCTGTCGGGCGTGCACAGCGGCGCGGAGATCCTGCGCTTCGCCCGGAGCCGCAACGTCACGCGCATCGTGCTCGGGCGGCCGGGTGGCTCGCGGATCCTGCGCTCCCCCCTGCGCGAGTTGATCCGCGGGGCGGGGGAGATCGAGTTGCACCTGATACCGGCGGAAAGCGCCCGGACCGGAAACGTCGGTTGGCAGCGGGCGCAGCAGGGCGCGCGGCGGCTGCTGAGACTGGTCCTGTTCGCGCTGCCGCTGGTGCATCCGGAGAAGATCGACCTGCGGGGCGTCGGGCGCACGCTGCTGATCCTGGCCGCGGCCACTCTGCTGGGTCTGGCGGGCGGCAGCTGGCTGGCCCTGCCCGACGTGGCCCTGATCTACCTGTTCGCCGTGGTCCTCTGCGCCATCCTGTTCGGACGCGGAGCCTCGCTGGCGGCCTCGCTGCTGGCCGTGGCCGGCTACAATTACTTCTTCATCCCGCCGGTCCACACCTTTCACATCGACAGCTCGCGCCACCTGCTCACTTTCAGCGTGCTGTTCGCCACCGGAATTCTCGGCAGCCTGCTCGTCGAGCGCCTCCGCCGGCGGGAACAGGACGCCGTGGCGCGCGAAGAGCGCACGGCCGCGTTCTACGCCCTGTCGCGGGACCTGGCGGGCGTGACGGAGGTGGGACGCTGCGCCCAGGTGATGGCGCGCCACGCCGCGGAGTGCTTCGGCGGGCAGGCGGTCGTGTTGATGGCCAACGCGGCCGGCCAGCTGGAACCGCTGGGCCGCAGCGCGGAGGATCTCAGCCTGAGCGAGCAGGAGGAGGGCTTGGCCGACTGGACGCACCAGCACGGTCGGCCCGCCGGCTCGGGCACGGATACGCTGCCGGGCCTGCCCTGTCTCTGCCACCCCTTGCGCCGCGGGGAGCGGGTGTTCGCCGTGTTGCTGCTCCGGCAGGGCGCCTGGGACAGCCTGGACCGGGAGGGCCGGCGCTTCCTCGCGGCCTGGGTTCGGCAGGCCGGCCTGCTGCTGGAGCGCGCCCTGCTGGCCCAGGAGGCTCGCGAGGCCGGTGTGCGCGCGCAGACGGAGGAGCTGCGCAGCTCGCTGCTCAGCGCCGTGTCACACGATCTGCGCACGCCGCTGGCGGTCATCACCGCGGCCGCCACCACGCTGCGCGAGAACGGTGGGCGGCTGGAGCCCGCCACGGGGCGGGAGCTGCTGGAGACGATCTGCGGCGAATCCCTGCGGATGGAGCGGTTGGTGGGGAACCTGCTGGACATGATGCGACTGGAGTCCGGCGGGCTGGTGCCCAAGCGGGAGTGGGCGGCGCTGGAGGAGATCCTGGGCAGCGTGCTGGACCGGCTGGACGCGCGCCTGGCCGGCCGGCAGCTGGACCGGCAGGTGCCGGAGGATCTGCCCCTGATCCAGGTGGATCCGGTCCTCGTGGAGCAGGTGTTGTGGAATCTGCTGGACAACGCCTGCCGCTACACGCCGGCGGGCTCCCCGCTGGAGATCCAGGCCCGCAGTCGCGGTGACGCGCTGGAAATCAGCGTGCTGGACCGCGGGCCCGGGTTGCCGACGGATCAGCCCGCCCGGGTGTTTGACAAGTTCTGGCGCGGCGTGAGCCAACCCGGCGGGACCGGGCTCGGCCTGTCCATCTGCCGGGGCATCGTCCAGGCCCACGGCGGCACGCTGCGCGCGGCCAATCGGCCGGGTGGCGGGGCGGAGTTCACGCTGACGTTGCCCGTGGGGGAGCCGCCGGCCGGCGCCGCGCAGGACGAACAGGAGGAGGAATCCGCATGAGCCCTGGAGCCGCCCTGATCCTCGTGGTCGAGGACGATCCGCAGATGCAGCGCCTGCTGGGCACGGCCCTGGAAGTGCAGGACTTCCGCGTGGTCGCCGCCGGCAACGTGCGCGACGCCCTGGTGGCGGCCACCACGCACAATCCGGAGCTGATCCTGCTGGACCTGGGCCTGCCCGACGGCGACGGCCTGGACCTGATCGGGCGGATCCGCGAATGGAGCCAGGTGCCCATCCTGGTGATTTCGGCCCGGGGCCGGGAGGCCGACAAGGTGCTGGCCCTGGACGGGGGCGCGGACGACTACCTCACCAAACCCTTCGGCGTGGGCGAACTGCTGGCCCGCATGCGCGTGGCCCTGCGCCGGCACGCCCGGGTGGAGGAGAGCGGCGCTTCCGTGCTCGAAGTCGAGCATCTGCGCCTGGATCTGGCCCGGCGCGAAGTGCGCGTGAACGGGCAAGCAGTCCACTTGACGCCGCTGGAATACAAACTGCTGACGCTGCTGGCGCGCTTTCCGGGCCGCGTGCTGACCCATCGCCAGATTCTCAAGGACGTCTGGGGCGCCGCGTACATGGACCAGACCCAGTATCTCCGCGTCCTGATGGCGCAGTTGCGGCGCAAGGTGGAGGCCGATCCGGCCCGGCCCCGCTTGCTGCTGACGGAGACGGGAGTGGGCTATCGCTTCCGGGACATGGAGGAGTCAGCCGAGCCCACCGGATAGAGCCGCCACTGTGTTGCTGCTTGGTAGCGGGGGGATGGGTCTCACGGGAAGACACGAAGAAATCAGATGGTATTTAACCACAAAAACACAAAATCACAAAAGAAGAATTCATCAAACCGCAAGATGGAGGCGCAATTTTACGAGATCTAATTATTGATTTTAATTGACAGCGAATTGAAATCAGATAACAGGAATTGGCCGTTATACTCAACTTTTACTTCTTGTATGTAAACTGGTTAAAGTTTCATATTATTTAATTAGAATCAAATACAATCTTCCTGAAATTCAGACTGGATGATAAACTGCCTGTAGTGTGTGCATTGAATCGTTTGCAATCAGAAACTATTTGTGTCATTTGTGTTTTTGTGGATAAAATCCTCTTCATGCAAGCTCCGCCGGCAGAGAGGCCACGGCGCGGTAGCTCTCGTGGATCTCGCCCGAGAAACTGATCTCGCCGTCCTGCCGGGAAACGATCAGGTCGCCGCCCAGCATGCGAACGGTGACGGGGAATTGCAGCGGCGCGCTCTCTTCGAGAGTCAGGCAGCAGGCCACGGCGCCCGTGCCGCAACCCCAGGTCTCGTCCTCCACGCCCTTCTCCCAGGCCCGCAGGTGCAGGTGCTGGTTCGTCAGCCGCTGCACGAACATCACGTTGGTGCCCTCAGGGGCGTAGGCGGCGTGATAGCGCAACCAGGGACCCACCGTTTCGATGGGATAACTGGCCAGCTCCGTCTCCACTTCAACCACCAAATGGGGCACGCCCACCCGCAAGAAGCCGGCGATGTGGGCGCCGCGCAGTTCATCCACCAGCCGGGGATCAGCGGCCAGCTCCGGCTCGCCCAGCCCGCGGGCTTCCGGCGGACTCAGCCACAGGCGGCTCTGCCGGCCCGACTCCAGCCGCGCGCGCTGGAGACCGGCCCGCGTGCTGAAGCGCAGCTCCTCGCCGCCGATGCCCAGCCCCGCGGCGAAGAAGGCGCAGGCCCGCGCGCCGTTGCCGCACATCCGCGCCTCGCTGCCGTCCGGGTTGAAGATCCGCATGCGGAAGTCGGCGGCGGGATCCTCCTCCACCAGCAGCAGGCCGTCCGCCCCGGCGCCGCGGCGACGGTCGCACAGGTAGCGGATCAACTCCGTCTCGCCACCTGACAGGCGGCGATCGCGGTTGTCCAACGCCACGAAATCGTTGCCGCAGGCGCTCAGCTTGTTGAAGGACAGGTTCATTTGATCCTCGTCATGGACTTGAGCCTGTCATCCCAGCGCAAGCTGGGATCCCAGGCGGAAAGGAACTCTCCAGGCGCCTCACGGCGCCTGGTCCCTTCCTGTGCGGTCGCCACGTCGCAAGGGTGCTGCCTGGGGACGGCCGGACAGGATCCCAGCGTTCGCTGGGATGACCGGTGGAAATGAACCCTGCTGGCGCCTCACGGCGCCTGGTCCCTTTATGTGCGGTCGCCACGTCGCAAGAGTACTGCCCGTGGACGGCCGGACAGGATCCCAGCGTTCGCTGGGATGACAGGCTTGGCTCCCATTCAATTCCGCCTTGCGCCGGGGTGACAAGCTCCCCCAATGTCGACGCGTGCCCCTGCTGACACCTCAGCGCGCCAAGATTCGCGCCAGCTCCCCGTGCAGCTTGTACAAATCCCCCGCGCCCACCGTGGCCACGATCTCGTCCGGGGCCAGCGAGCGCTCCAGCTCGGCGAACAACTCGGCCGGCGTGTCCAGCGCCAGGCTGCGCGGCGCCGTCAGCCAGGGCAGGATGCTGCGGTGGCTGATCCCGTCCTCGGGAAGCTCGCGCGCGGCGAACACCGGCCAGAGGATCGCGCGGTCCGCGGCGCTCAGCGCTTCCCCCGTGGCCTGGGCGAAGGCTCGCACCCGGCTGAAGGTGTGCGGTTGGTGGATCAGCGTGACGGGTCCGCGGCTGATCTCGCGCAGGCCCTTCAGGAAGGCCGCGATCTCGCTGGGGTGGTGGGCGTAGTCGTCGTAGAGGCGGCGCGAGCCGCTCACGGCCACCAGCTGGAAGCGGCGCTGCAGGCCGCTGAAATCCGCCAGCGCGGCGGCGGCGGCCGCGGGATCGACGTGGCCGCCCCACTCGCCGAAGAGCAGCCAACCCAGCGCCGTGGCCGCGTTGAGCCGGTTGTGCGCGCCGGGCAGACCCAGCCGCACGGGCAGGCGCAGACCCTGGGAGCCGCCATCCGGGGCCGTGCGGGAGACCAGATCAAAACAATTGCCCGCCCCGCCCCGGGGAATCACCCGCAGGTCGCAGTCGCGTTCCTCGCCCACGGTCAGCCGGCGCCGCCGGCCCTTAAGCACGCAGGCCGGCACCCAGGGCTCGCCGCCCAGCGCGCTGCCGCCCAGCTGCTGGATCACCGGAGCGTCGCCGC from Candidatus Delongbacteria bacterium encodes the following:
- a CDS encoding sensor histidine kinase KdpD — its product is MVDHRPDPDALLGWVQSQQERSGPRLKIFFGYAPGVGKTYAMLESARRLRRDGRDVVAGCVVTHGRAETAELLEGLESLPARQLEHRGTRLEEFDLDAALARRPEILLLDELAHTNAPGSAHPKRWHDVLDLLDAGIEVHTTLNVQHVDSLNHVIAQITGVRVRETVPDALLERADELELVDLSPDELLVRLREGRVYVPEQAQRALEQFFRRGNLLALRELTLRRAAERVDQDMEAWRRERNIQATWPATERVLACVGPAPSSAQVVRAARRLASRLGAPWYAVYAGETDSLSPGDLSRTRLEDHLALAESLGAEVSRLSGVHSGAEILRFARSRNVTRIVLGRPGGSRILRSPLRELIRGAGEIELHLIPAESARTGNVGWQRAQQGARRLLRLVLFALPLVHPEKIDLRGVGRTLLILAAATLLGLAGGSWLALPDVALIYLFAVVLCAILFGRGASLAASLLAVAGYNYFFIPPVHTFHIDSSRHLLTFSVLFATGILGSLLVERLRRREQDAVAREERTAAFYALSRDLAGVTEVGRCAQVMARHAAECFGGQAVVLMANAAGQLEPLGRSAEDLSLSEQEEGLADWTHQHGRPAGSGTDTLPGLPCLCHPLRRGERVFAVLLLRQGAWDSLDREGRRFLAAWVRQAGLLLERALLAQEAREAGVRAQTEELRSSLLSAVSHDLRTPLAVITAAATTLRENGGRLEPATGRELLETICGESLRMERLVGNLLDMMRLESGGLVPKREWAALEEILGSVLDRLDARLAGRQLDRQVPEDLPLIQVDPVLVEQVLWNLLDNACRYTPAGSPLEIQARSRGDALEISVLDRGPGLPTDQPARVFDKFWRGVSQPGGTGLGLSICRGIVQAHGGTLRAANRPGGGAEFTLTLPVGEPPAGAAQDEQEEESA
- a CDS encoding response regulator, whose protein sequence is MSPGAALILVVEDDPQMQRLLGTALEVQDFRVVAAGNVRDALVAATTHNPELILLDLGLPDGDGLDLIGRIREWSQVPILVISARGREADKVLALDGGADDYLTKPFGVGELLARMRVALRRHARVEESGASVLEVEHLRLDLARREVRVNGQAVHLTPLEYKLLTLLARFPGRVLTHRQILKDVWGAAYMDQTQYLRVLMAQLRRKVEADPARPRLLLTETGVGYRFRDMEESAEPTG
- the dapF gene encoding diaminopimelate epimerase encodes the protein MNLSFNKLSACGNDFVALDNRDRRLSGGETELIRYLCDRRRGAGADGLLLVEEDPAADFRMRIFNPDGSEARMCGNGARACAFFAAGLGIGGEELRFSTRAGLQRARLESGRQSRLWLSPPEARGLGEPELAADPRLVDELRGAHIAGFLRVGVPHLVVEVETELASYPIETVGPWLRYHAAYAPEGTNVMFVQRLTNQHLHLRAWEKGVEDETWGCGTGAVACCLTLEESAPLQFPVTVRMLGGDLIVSRQDGEISFSGEIHESYRAVASLPAELA
- a CDS encoding Mur ligase domain-containing protein, whose product is MSLLPALPRRIHFSGIGGAGMSGLARVLHEAGHQVSGSDRDETPLVAELRALGIPVRAQQGGLPEETDLVIRTAAIPLAHPELAEATRRGIPILRRAELLGRLCETPVSVAVAGTHGKTTITAMTARLLEACVPGAGWFIGGQHDSLPSARLGAGQVRVCEADEFDRSFLELHPTHLLLGAVDWDHADIYLTRALMEEAFDQLAEQIRGDAPVIQQLGGSALGGEPWVPACVLKGRRRRLTVGEERDCDLRVIPRGGAGNCFDLVSRTAPDGGSQGLRLPVRLGLPGAHNRLNAATALGWLLFGEWGGHVDPAAAAAALADFSGLQRRFQLVAVSGSRRLYDDYAHHPSEIAAFLKGLREISRGPVTLIHQPHTFSRVRAFAQATGEALSAADRAILWPVFAARELPEDGISHRSILPWLTAPRSLALDTPAELFAELERSLAPDEIVATVGAGDLYKLHGELARILAR